A region from the Peromyscus maniculatus bairdii isolate BWxNUB_F1_BW_parent chromosome 5, HU_Pman_BW_mat_3.1, whole genome shotgun sequence genome encodes:
- the Tdp2 gene encoding tyrosyl-DNA phosphodiesterase 2, producing the protein MASGSGSDAAELAEPAAAAPAAAEAEEEVDNPVKRRRLQCMGFALVAKCDPTMAHTFLSENDWQMDKALSAFFEPPENDPAWPRQPPTTFRSEAYVDLTNEDENDTTTLESSSSGPPLEDSSIISFITWNIDGLDGNNLPERARGVCSCLALYSPDVVFLQEVIPSYCAYLKKRANSYKIITGNEEGYFTAILLKKGRVKFKSQEIVPFPNTKMMRNLLCVNVSLGGNEFCLMTSHLESTREHSAERISQLKTVFQKMQEAPDSTTVIFAGDTNLRDQEVTKCGGLPDNVFDAWEFLGKPKHCQYTWDTRINTNLRIPAACKHRFDRIFFRAEEGHLIPQSLDLVGLEKLDCGRFPSDHWGLLCTLNVVL; encoded by the exons ATGGCGTCCGGGAGCGGTTCAGATGCAGCGGAGCTGGCggagccggcggcggcggcgcccgcAGCAgcggaggcagaggaggaggttgACAACCCGGTGAAGAGGCGGCGGCTTCAGTGCATGGGGTTTGCGTTGGTGGCGAAATGCGACCCCACGATGGCCCACACCTTCCTGTCCGAGAACGACTGGCAGATGGAT AAAGCGCTGAGCGCCTTCTTCGAACCGCCAGAGAACGACCCCGCGTGGCCACGCCAGCCTCCGACGACCTTCAGATCCGAGGCCTA TGTTGATCTAACCAACGAGGATGAAAATGATACCACCACTTTAGAATCCAGTTCATCTGGACCTCCTCTAGAAGATAGCAGCATTATCTCTTTCATTACCTGGAATATTGATGGATTAGATGGAAACAATCTGCCAGAGAGGGCTCGTGGGGTGTGTTCCTGCCTAGCTTT GTATAGTCCAGATGTGGTATTTCTACAGGAAGTTATTCCTTCATATTGTGCCTACCTAAAGAAGAGAGCAAACAGTTACAAAATCATTACAG GTAACGAAGAAGGATATTTCACAGCCATACTGTTGAAGAAAGGAAGAGTGAAATTTAAAAGTCAAGAGATTGTTCCTTTTCCAAATACCAAAATGATGAGAAACCTTCTATGTGTGAAT GTGAGCTTGGGTGGAAATGAATTTTGCCTTATGACGTCCCATTTGGAGAGTACCAGAGAACATTCTGCAGAACGAATAAGTCaattaaaaacagtttttcagaaaatgcaAGAGGCTCCAGATTCCACTACTGTTATATTTGCAGGAGATACAAATTTAAGAGATCAAGAA gtTACTAAGTGTGGCGGTTTACCTGACAATGTTTTTGATGCCTGGGAATTTTTGGGCAAACCTAAACATTGCCAGTATACATGGGATACAAGAATAAATACTAATCTCAGGATTCCTGCTGCTTGTAAGCATCGCTTTGATCGAATATTTTTCAGAGCAGAAGAGGGCCACCTTATTCCCCAAAGTTTAGACCTTGTCGGGTTGGAAAAACTGGACTGTGGTAGATTTCCTAGTGATCACTGGGGTCTCCTGTGCACCTTGAATGTAGTATTGTGA